Genomic DNA from Enterococcus saccharolyticus subsp. saccharolyticus:
TTTAGCATACGCATTTGAATATAGGTTTTATCGATATTTTTGCCCATTTCTCCGCCGAGAGCATCAATTTCACGGACAACAACCCCTTTGGCTGGCCCACCAACAGAAGGATTACATGGCATAAAAGCCACCATATCTAAATTAATTGTGATTAATAACGTTTTATTTCCCATGCGGCTTGCGGCTAAAGCAGCTTCTGAACCAGCATGACCCGCACCGACAACAATGACGTCATATGCGCCACCTTGATATTCTTGCATTGTGTGACTTCCTTTCTTATTTTCCTAAACAGAATTGACTAAATAACTGGGTAATTAATTCATCTTGCACACTGTCACCAACAACTTCACCTAAATAGTCCCAACAGCGCGTCATATCCATTTGAACCAAATCAACAGGCATACCTGCCGCAATGCCATCCATCACTTCTCCTAATGCTTGAGAGGCATTTTCTAAAAGCGCAATATGACGTGTGTTCGACAAGTAAGACGCATCTTTATCTGCGGTTTGACCACCAAAGAATAAATCCGCAATTGCTTGTTCTAATTGCTCTAAACCATCATTTTGCAGAACAGACACTTCAAACACTGCATCGCCAGCTAAACATGCTGCTAACTCATCACGGTCTAATTGGGATGGTAAATCTGTTTTATTTAATAAAATAATCCGTTTGGCACCATCGGTTACTTCAATTAATTGGCGATCTTCTGGTGACAACACTTCACTTTGATTTAAAACCAACAAAATTAAATCTGCTTCGGATAATGCTTTGCGACTACGTTCAACACCAATTCGTTCGACAATATCTTCCGTTTCACGAATTCCAGCGGTATCGATCAATTTTAAAGGAACGCCACGAACATTGACGTATTCTTCAATCACATCACGTGTTGTTCCAGCAATATCCGTTACAATCGCTTTTTCTTCACGTAACAAATGGTTCAACAAGCTTGATTTACCGACATTTGGTCTGCCAATAATCGCTGTATTCAACCCTTCACGCAAAATTTTCCCTTGTTGTGCTGTTTGTAACAAGGCTTGAATTTGGGCTTGCACCTGTGTTGCTTTTTCTACTAACAAACGAGTCGTCATTTCTTCAACGTCATCGTATTCTGGATAATCAATATTGACTTCCACCTGTGCCAATGTTTCAAGGATTTCTTGACGCAACGCACGAATCAAATGCGATAGATTCCCATCTAATTGATTCAATGCTAAGTTCATTGCTTTGTCCGTTTTGGCACGAATTAAATCCATAACCGCTTCTGCTTGTGACAGATCGACACGTCCATTTAAAAAAGCACGCTTGGTAAATTCACCTGGTTCTGCTAAACGAGCACCTTGGCGTAATAACAGTTGTAAAATTTGATTCACAACGACAATACCACCATGACAATTAATTTCAATGACATCTTCTCTGGTAAATGTTTTAGGCGCACGCATCACGGATACCATCACTTCATCCACTAATTGCTCTGTTTGCGGATCATAAAGATGGCCATAATTAATGGTGTGACTTGCGACATCTGCTAATGACTTGTTTGCTTTGAATACTTTATCTGCGATTGTGACAGCTTGGTCGCCACTAAGACGCACAATACTAATCGCTCCTTCTCCTGGGGGAGTCGAAATCGCTGCAATCGTATCAAATTCTTGCGTAATTTCCGCCACGAATAGTCCCTCCTAATTTTCGACACAAAAAAAGTGCCCACTCCACCCGTCATTTTTCTACGGGTAGACTTCGCACTTTGACTGCTTGTCTGATTAAATTCTTGTCATAGAGTAGCATATTTTTCCAATGGTGACAAGTTTCCAACTCACTTTCACTTTTAACAAGTTAATTTTTGCGCAAACATCCAAAAAAAGCTAAAATATAGGTGCAAAGACTTGCGGAAAGAAGGGATCAGTTATGAATACTGAAGAAAACATCAATTACAAACACGGTGGCGATGAGCGTATCAATCGAATTATTTTATCTACAGGAAATGTAAATAAACCTTATGTTGTACGCGATATTGTTTTTGCGACAGCTAAGATTGAAGTAAATTTATTTGACCCAGCAAACAATCCAAACGAATTATTAGCTGATGTTGCTTATAAATTAAAAGAAACCGCCTATGAATATGGTGCAAATGCAGTGATTAACTGTCACTTTGAACACGAGCATATTGGCGATAACATCTTTGAAATTTTTGCGTATGGAACAGTTGTTCAGTTCACCCAATCAACAATTGGTGGTTAATTTTTTCCATAAAAAAAAGCCTGTCGAAAAGTCAGGCTTTTTTTATATCAAAGTATTTGCTCTGATAAGAATGATCTACTGTAGACTATACTTGTAAAAGAGAGTGAAGTCAAACCTCATTCCACAAAAAAACCGCTAAATCGATTCGAATCTAGCGGTTTTCACTATTTAAAAATATTTTTTCGCCGGTTCAACAACTAAATAACGATAAGGTTCATCGCCTTCAGAATGTGTTGTTACATAGTCTTTTTTGCTTAATGCCGCATGAATTTGTTTGCGTTCAAACGCAGGCATTGGTTCTAAAAAGACCGGTCTTCCTGTACGATCAACTTTTTCTGCCGTACGTTCAGCAAGACGTTGTAAAATAGCTTGGCGTTTTTCACGGTAGTTCCCTACATTCACAACAACGGATAATTTATTTTTAGCCACGCGATGAATAAATACTTGTGCAAGATATTGCAGGGCATTTAAGGTTTTTCCGTGCTTTCCAATTAAAATCCCTTGTTTTTGGGTTTCTAATTGAAAAACAATTGTCCCGTGTTCACGGGTTGTTTTTACTAGCGCAGGTGCATTTAATTCTCGAGAGATATTCGTTAAGTACAAAGCTAATTGCGTTAACGCTTCATCATCTTCTAAATTTTCTAAAACGGTGTTATCTGTTGGTACTTCAGATTCAACGGGGGCAACCGTTACATCTACTTCCATCACAGATTCAGTAGGTTCAGGTTCGACTACTTCATCAATGATTTCTTCAACAGTTTCCACAACTTCTTCTGTTAAGAGAGGTGTTAAAGAGACGCGGGCATTTTTTTTACCCATTCCTAAAAATCCCTTTTTCCCTTCATCTAATACATCAATGGTAACTTGACTTTCTGTTAATCCCAGTGCCCCAAGACCTGCAGAAATTGCTTCTTCGACTGTTTGACCTTCATAGATTGGCATCGTTTATGCTCCTTTCGTTATTTCTTACGTTTTTTCTTCGGATTTTGTGCTTTACGTAATGCACGTTCACGTTCTTTTTCTTGACGTACAACTTCTTCACGCTCGCGAATAATTTTATATGGGTTGTTAATCAACAATGTTTGACCCACTTGGAACGCATTAGAAACTACCCAGTAAAGTGATAACGCGCTTGGTAAGTTAATCCCCATGACTAAAATCATAATTGGCATCGTATACGTCATTATCTTCATACTTGGATTTGATTCCACTTGACTCATGCTTGATAAATACGTGCTACCAAAA
This window encodes:
- the mnmE gene encoding tRNA uridine-5-carboxymethylaminomethyl(34) synthesis GTPase MnmE; translation: MAEITQEFDTIAAISTPPGEGAISIVRLSGDQAVTIADKVFKANKSLADVASHTINYGHLYDPQTEQLVDEVMVSVMRAPKTFTREDVIEINCHGGIVVVNQILQLLLRQGARLAEPGEFTKRAFLNGRVDLSQAEAVMDLIRAKTDKAMNLALNQLDGNLSHLIRALRQEILETLAQVEVNIDYPEYDDVEEMTTRLLVEKATQVQAQIQALLQTAQQGKILREGLNTAIIGRPNVGKSSLLNHLLREEKAIVTDIAGTTRDVIEEYVNVRGVPLKLIDTAGIRETEDIVERIGVERSRKALSEADLILLVLNQSEVLSPEDRQLIEVTDGAKRIILLNKTDLPSQLDRDELAACLAGDAVFEVSVLQNDGLEQLEQAIADLFFGGQTADKDASYLSNTRHIALLENASQALGEVMDGIAAGMPVDLVQMDMTRCWDYLGEVVGDSVQDELITQLFSQFCLGK
- a CDS encoding heavy metal-binding domain-containing protein, with amino-acid sequence MNTEENINYKHGGDERINRIILSTGNVNKPYVVRDIVFATAKIEVNLFDPANNPNELLADVAYKLKETAYEYGANAVINCHFEHEHIGDNIFEIFAYGTVVQFTQSTIGG
- the jag gene encoding RNA-binding cell elongation regulator Jag/EloR, with translation MPIYEGQTVEEAISAGLGALGLTESQVTIDVLDEGKKGFLGMGKKNARVSLTPLLTEEVVETVEEIIDEVVEPEPTESVMEVDVTVAPVESEVPTDNTVLENLEDDEALTQLALYLTNISRELNAPALVKTTREHGTIVFQLETQKQGILIGKHGKTLNALQYLAQVFIHRVAKNKLSVVVNVGNYREKRQAILQRLAERTAEKVDRTGRPVFLEPMPAFERKQIHAALSKKDYVTTHSEGDEPYRYLVVEPAKKYF